One window of the Microvirga mediterraneensis genome contains the following:
- a CDS encoding carbohydrate ABC transporter permease: MTTTAQIPLTISEPEKRSKRRGSLSRALVSYSFLAPWLIGFLGLTLGPTLASLYLSFTNFDLLQDPQFIGLANYERIVTNDVKFWHSMQVTFTYVILAVPLKLAFALGLAMVLNRGIAGLPLYRALFYLPSLLGASVAIAVLWRQLFAKDGLANVALGLFGIQGPSWISDPNYSLYTLVLLSVWQFGSPMIIFLAGLRQIPPDVYEAANIDGANKMQQFFKITLPLLTPVVFFNGIVQTIDAFKAFTPAFIISEGTGGPIDSTLFYTLYLYQEGFAYFRMGYASALAWILLIIIACFTAFSFLTSRYWVHYND, encoded by the coding sequence ATGACAACAACTGCTCAAATCCCTTTGACGATCAGCGAGCCGGAAAAGCGCAGCAAGCGCCGCGGAAGTTTGTCCCGGGCGCTTGTGTCGTATTCCTTTCTCGCGCCCTGGCTCATCGGCTTCCTCGGGCTGACCCTCGGCCCGACGCTCGCATCCCTTTATCTGTCCTTCACCAATTTCGACCTGCTGCAGGATCCGCAGTTCATCGGATTGGCCAATTACGAGCGCATCGTCACCAACGACGTGAAGTTCTGGCATTCCATGCAGGTGACGTTCACCTACGTCATCCTGGCGGTTCCGCTGAAGCTTGCCTTCGCGCTCGGCCTCGCGATGGTGCTCAACCGCGGCATCGCCGGCCTGCCCCTGTACCGGGCTCTCTTCTATCTGCCCTCGCTGCTCGGCGCGAGCGTCGCCATCGCGGTGCTGTGGCGCCAGCTCTTCGCCAAGGACGGCCTCGCCAACGTGGCGCTGGGCCTCTTCGGCATCCAGGGGCCGAGCTGGATCTCCGACCCGAACTACTCCCTCTACACGCTGGTGCTGCTCAGTGTCTGGCAGTTCGGCTCGCCGATGATCATCTTCCTCGCCGGCCTGCGGCAGATCCCGCCTGACGTGTACGAGGCTGCGAACATCGACGGCGCCAACAAGATGCAGCAGTTCTTCAAGATCACCCTGCCGCTGCTCACGCCGGTGGTGTTCTTCAACGGCATCGTGCAGACCATCGATGCCTTCAAGGCCTTCACGCCGGCCTTCATCATCAGCGAGGGCACCGGCGGCCCGATCGACTCGACCCTCTTCTACACCCTGTACCTGTATCAGGAAGGCTTCGCCTATTTCCGCATGGGATATGCGTCGGCTCTGGCATGGATCCTGCTGATCATCATCGCCTGCTTCACCGCCTTCTCGTTCCTCACCTCTCGCTACTGGGTCCATTACAATGACTGA
- a CDS encoding carbohydrate ABC transporter permease — MTDAAATTQKVGGARSLLYHVILCGVSLIMLYPLLWMLASSFKPDDEIFGNASLWPDSFTLDAYIRGWSGLTVSFGTFFWNSLVIAVLSVIGNVISCSLAAYAFARLRFPLKNFWFALMLGTLMLPYHVTLIPQYVLFLNLDWVNTFLPLVVPKFLAADAFFIFLLYQFFRGIPRELDEAAIIDGAGPWRIFWSVMLPLSVPALATAAIFTFIWTWDDFFGPLIYLNDASQYTVQLGLRTFVDSTGKSDWSALFAMSVVALIPVLLFFGVFQRLLIEGIATTGLKG, encoded by the coding sequence ATGACTGATGCTGCAGCTACGACGCAGAAAGTCGGCGGCGCCCGCTCGCTTCTGTACCATGTGATCCTGTGTGGCGTGTCGCTGATCATGCTCTATCCGCTGCTCTGGATGCTCGCGAGCAGCTTCAAGCCGGATGACGAAATCTTCGGCAACGCCTCGCTGTGGCCGGACAGCTTTACCCTCGACGCGTATATCCGCGGCTGGAGCGGCCTGACGGTGAGCTTCGGAACCTTCTTCTGGAACTCCCTGGTGATCGCAGTGCTGAGCGTGATCGGCAACGTGATCTCCTGCTCGCTGGCGGCTTATGCCTTCGCGCGGCTGAGATTCCCGCTGAAGAACTTCTGGTTCGCCCTCATGCTCGGCACGCTGATGCTGCCGTATCACGTGACTCTGATTCCGCAATATGTGCTGTTCCTGAACCTCGACTGGGTGAACACCTTCCTGCCGCTGGTGGTGCCGAAGTTCCTGGCTGCAGACGCCTTCTTCATCTTCCTGCTCTACCAGTTCTTTCGCGGCATCCCGCGCGAGCTCGACGAGGCGGCGATCATCGACGGAGCGGGCCCCTGGCGCATCTTCTGGAGCGTCATGCTGCCCCTGTCGGTGCCGGCGCTGGCCACAGCCGCGATCTTCACCTTTATCTGGACCTGGGACGACTTCTTCGGCCCGCTCATCTACCTGAACGACGCGAGCCAGTACACGGTCCAGCTCGGTCTGCGCACCTTCGTGGACTCGACGGGCAAGTCCGACTGGAGCGCCCTGTTCGCCATGTCGGTGGTCGCTCTGATCCCTGTCCTGCTGTTCTTCGGTGTCTTCCAGCGCCTTCTCATCGAAGGCATCGCGACCACGGGCCTTAAGGGTTAA
- a CDS encoding Gfo/Idh/MocA family protein: MSSSGIRFAVIGINHNHIFGQVDALLGAGATFVSFFAPEDDLAAPFAERYPQAERVHDARRILEDDGIALVLSAAIPRDRARIGIEVMRHGKDYMVDKPGMVTLEELAEVRRVQRETGRIYSIFYSEHFNSRVTNKAGELIRGGAIGKVVNTLGLGPHRLNAPIRPSWFFEREAYGGILTDIASHQCEQFLFYTGAKDAEVTYAMVANRNNPRTPGLQDFGEMTLRSNDATGYIRVDWFTPDGLPTWGDGRVMVVGTDGYIEMRKYIDIAGREGKDHLFLVDKTGTRHLDCSGEDLPYGRDLLNDVRDRTETAMGQEHCFKAMELTLKAQALAEATLPGQGPR, encoded by the coding sequence ATGTCATCATCCGGTATTCGCTTTGCCGTGATCGGCATCAACCACAACCACATCTTCGGTCAGGTCGATGCCCTTCTCGGCGCCGGGGCCACGTTCGTGTCGTTCTTCGCCCCGGAGGACGACCTCGCGGCGCCCTTCGCGGAGCGCTATCCGCAGGCGGAGCGTGTTCATGATGCCCGCCGCATCCTGGAAGACGACGGCATCGCCCTCGTGCTGAGCGCCGCGATCCCCAGGGATCGCGCGCGCATCGGCATCGAAGTGATGCGCCACGGCAAGGACTACATGGTCGACAAGCCGGGCATGGTAACGCTGGAGGAGCTGGCCGAAGTCCGCCGGGTCCAGCGTGAGACGGGGCGCATCTACTCGATCTTCTACTCCGAGCATTTCAACAGCCGCGTCACCAACAAGGCCGGCGAGCTGATCCGCGGCGGCGCGATCGGCAAGGTGGTGAACACGCTCGGCCTTGGTCCGCACCGGCTCAATGCGCCCATCCGCCCGTCCTGGTTCTTCGAGCGCGAGGCCTATGGGGGAATCCTGACCGACATCGCGTCCCATCAATGCGAGCAGTTCCTGTTCTATACGGGCGCGAAGGACGCCGAGGTCACCTACGCGATGGTGGCCAACCGTAACAATCCTCGGACGCCGGGCCTCCAGGATTTCGGCGAGATGACGCTCAGGTCGAACGACGCCACCGGCTATATCCGCGTGGACTGGTTCACTCCGGACGGCCTGCCGACCTGGGGCGACGGGCGCGTCATGGTCGTAGGGACCGACGGGTACATCGAGATGCGCAAGTACATCGACATCGCCGGGCGCGAGGGCAAGGATCACCTCTTCCTCGTGGACAAGACAGGCACGCGCCATCTCGACTGCTCCGGCGAGGATCTGCCTTACGGGCGTGATCTTCTCAACGACGTGCGGGACCGGACCGAGACCGCCATGGGCCAGGAGCACTGCTTCAAGGCCATGGAGCTGACCCTCAAGGCGCAGGCGCTGGCGGAAGCGACGCTGCCCGGGCAGGGGCCCCGCTGA
- a CDS encoding SMP-30/gluconolactonase/LRE family protein, producing the protein MLAFGLLKDVRCGIGESPVWDDRREVLFFVDIKAPAIHSIRLNGSEHRTWTMPRVVGSIGLGASGRLVVALERTIAVFDPDAESLDILAELPGEPSWHRLNDGKVGPDGAFWVGSMDDRPQKEPRGSLYRIDGRGRVTRVLEHVCLVSNGLAWSADGRTMFHSDSRGPWIDRYDFESASGRLANRTRIATLDETRGRPDGGACDAEGFYWSCGVSAGRLNRFSREGEIVESHPVPVPAPTMPCFCGDDLKTLVITSLKPDDPDALAAAPQSGSLFIASSPVAGARIARWADA; encoded by the coding sequence ATGCTCGCGTTCGGCCTGCTCAAGGATGTGCGGTGCGGGATCGGCGAGAGCCCGGTCTGGGACGATCGCCGCGAGGTCCTGTTCTTCGTCGACATCAAGGCTCCGGCCATCCATTCCATCCGGCTCAACGGCTCGGAGCATCGCACCTGGACGATGCCCCGGGTCGTCGGCTCCATCGGACTCGGCGCCAGCGGCCGCCTGGTCGTGGCGCTCGAGCGCACCATCGCGGTCTTCGACCCGGATGCCGAGAGCCTCGACATTCTCGCGGAGCTCCCCGGCGAGCCCTCATGGCACCGGCTGAACGACGGCAAGGTCGGACCCGACGGCGCGTTCTGGGTCGGGTCGATGGACGACCGCCCACAGAAGGAGCCGCGCGGCTCCCTCTACCGGATCGATGGGCGAGGCCGGGTGACCCGCGTTCTCGAACATGTCTGCCTCGTGTCGAACGGGCTCGCCTGGTCGGCCGATGGCCGCACCATGTTCCACTCGGATTCCCGTGGCCCCTGGATCGATCGCTACGACTTCGAGTCCGCCTCGGGCCGCCTCGCGAACCGGACGCGCATCGCCACGCTCGACGAGACGAGGGGGCGGCCGGACGGCGGCGCCTGCGACGCAGAAGGGTTTTACTGGAGCTGCGGGGTATCGGCCGGGCGGCTGAACCGGTTCTCCCGCGAGGGAGAGATCGTGGAATCTCATCCGGTTCCCGTTCCCGCGCCCACCATGCCGTGCTTCTGCGGCGACGACCTCAAGACGCTCGTGATCACGTCCCTCAAGCCGGACGATCCCGACGCTCTGGCCGCCGCCCCGCAATCCGGAAGCCTGTTCATCGCGTCGTCTCCCGTGGCGGGCGCACGGATCGCCCGGTGGGCGGACGCCTGA
- a CDS encoding NAD-dependent epimerase/dehydratase family protein, giving the protein MTSNRILITGAAGRLGTILRQSLAGRFALLRLSDIVPMEASGEGEQVVPCDLADAAAVRDLCEGVDAIIHLGGIPYETGWSEMLRTNIAGTVNLYEGARHAGVDRVIFASSNHATGMYPSDRTLSGDSSPRPDSRYGLTKAFGEDLAALYAYKHGIRSLCLRIGSCLPKPDNRRALSTWLSHDDFVRLIEVGLSADYVHEIVYGVSRNTRSWWDNSAAYRLGYEPLDNAEVYAAEVESIELKAELARLYQGGNFVPEEFTSRKEWLG; this is encoded by the coding sequence ATGACCTCGAACCGAATCCTGATCACCGGGGCCGCCGGCCGCCTTGGAACGATCCTCCGCCAATCCCTTGCCGGACGCTTCGCCTTGCTGCGGCTGTCCGACATTGTTCCCATGGAGGCGTCCGGAGAGGGCGAACAGGTCGTTCCCTGCGACCTTGCCGACGCGGCGGCCGTTCGGGATCTGTGCGAAGGCGTGGATGCCATCATCCATCTCGGCGGCATCCCTTATGAAACCGGATGGTCCGAGATGCTGCGGACCAACATTGCGGGTACCGTCAATCTCTATGAGGGCGCGCGGCACGCCGGCGTCGACCGTGTGATCTTCGCCAGCAGCAACCATGCCACCGGCATGTATCCGAGCGACCGGACCCTGTCCGGCGACAGTTCGCCCCGTCCCGATTCACGCTACGGCCTGACGAAGGCCTTCGGAGAGGATCTCGCGGCGCTCTACGCCTACAAGCACGGCATCCGCAGCCTCTGCCTGAGGATCGGGTCGTGCCTGCCGAAGCCTGACAACAGGCGCGCCTTGTCCACGTGGCTGTCCCATGACGATTTCGTCCGCTTGATCGAGGTGGGCCTGAGCGCCGATTACGTCCACGAGATCGTCTACGGCGTCTCCCGGAACACGCGCTCCTGGTGGGACAATTCCGCTGCGTATCGTCTCGGCTACGAGCCGCTGGACAACGCGGAGGTTTATGCGGCGGAGGTCGAGAGCATCGAGCTCAAGGCGGAGCTTGCCCGTCTCTATCAGGGCGGGAACTTCGTGCCGGAGGAGTTCACGAGCCGCAAGGAATGGCTGGGCTGA
- a CDS encoding Gfo/Idh/MocA family protein, with product MIKNVAVVGCGIGRTHIVSYAAHPDKFRVVAICDLNDERLASIGDEFSIERRTKDFADVLRMEDVDIVDVCTPPAVHLEQILAALAAGKNVVCEKPLVGSVADVDKVIAAETQSKGRVLPIFQYRYGNGIMKAKHLIDQGIAGKPYLASVEVFWKRTAKYYDNPWRGRWETELGGVLVTHAIHLHDLLTFIMGPVKSVFARAATRVNDIEVEDCVVGSLEMQNGALASTAATLGSQDEISRLRFCFENVTFESCQKPYAPGDDPWKIIPASPEVQAKIDRAFEGWKFVPTRFEGLFAPYHEALVTGGELPITLADARRSLELLTAFYQSIETERPQTLQVGPDHPRYQNWSLANKGADILRYAARA from the coding sequence ATGATCAAGAATGTTGCGGTCGTCGGCTGCGGAATTGGCCGCACTCACATTGTTTCCTATGCGGCTCATCCGGACAAATTCCGTGTGGTCGCCATCTGCGACCTCAACGACGAGCGCCTGGCGAGCATCGGCGACGAGTTCAGCATCGAGCGGCGGACCAAGGATTTCGCAGACGTTCTCCGGATGGAGGATGTGGATATCGTCGATGTCTGCACGCCTCCGGCGGTCCATCTGGAACAGATCCTGGCGGCGCTCGCCGCCGGCAAGAACGTGGTCTGCGAGAAGCCGCTCGTTGGGTCCGTGGCGGACGTGGACAAGGTGATCGCGGCCGAGACGCAATCCAAAGGCCGGGTGCTGCCGATCTTTCAGTATCGCTACGGCAACGGCATCATGAAAGCCAAGCACCTCATCGACCAGGGCATCGCCGGGAAGCCTTATCTCGCTTCCGTCGAAGTGTTCTGGAAGCGCACCGCGAAGTACTACGACAATCCCTGGCGCGGGCGTTGGGAAACCGAACTCGGCGGCGTTCTCGTCACCCATGCGATCCACCTGCACGACCTGCTCACCTTCATCATGGGCCCGGTCAAATCCGTGTTCGCCCGCGCGGCGACCCGCGTGAACGACATCGAGGTGGAGGATTGCGTCGTCGGCAGCCTGGAGATGCAGAATGGCGCCCTGGCGTCCACGGCCGCGACCCTAGGCTCCCAGGACGAGATCAGCCGCCTGCGCTTCTGTTTCGAGAACGTGACGTTCGAGAGCTGCCAGAAGCCCTATGCCCCTGGCGACGATCCGTGGAAGATCATCCCCGCATCGCCCGAGGTGCAGGCGAAAATCGATCGGGCCTTCGAGGGATGGAAGTTCGTTCCGACGCGCTTCGAAGGGTTGTTCGCCCCGTATCACGAGGCGCTCGTTACGGGTGGCGAACTTCCCATCACCTTGGCCGATGCGCGCCGCTCGCTGGAGCTGCTGACGGCGTTCTATCAATCCATCGAGACCGAGCGCCCGCAGACCTTGCAGGTCGGCCCGGATCATCCGCGCTATCAGAACTGGAGCCTCGCGAACAAAGGCGCCGACATCCTGCGCTACGCGGCGCGGGCGTAA
- a CDS encoding sn-glycerol-3-phosphate ABC transporter ATP-binding protein UgpC codes for MASVEIRNIRKNFGTVPVIHGVSIDIQDGEFVILVGPSGCGKSTLLRMIAGLESVSGGELRIGPKVVNDVPPKERDIAMVFQNYALYPHMTVADNMAFSLKLKKAPKAEIKSRVDRAAEILGLGKLLDRYPRQLSGGQRQRVAMGRAIVRDPQVFLFDEPLSNLDAKLRVAMRTEIKALHQRLKTTTIYVTHDQIEAMTMADKIVVMHDGVVEQVGAPLELYDRPANLFVAGFIGSPAMNFLKGHLQGGHFVTASGTTLPVANAPAASDGQPIIYGIRPEHFILDDSNGMPAEVAVVEPTGSETQVFAKFGGSDVVGVFRERVNAQPGQQIRVTPDPRLVHLFDEQTGKRL; via the coding sequence GTGGCCTCAGTTGAGATCCGCAACATCCGCAAGAATTTCGGAACGGTACCGGTCATTCACGGCGTTTCCATCGACATCCAGGACGGGGAGTTCGTGATCCTCGTCGGGCCGTCGGGCTGCGGCAAGTCCACCCTGCTGCGGATGATCGCCGGACTGGAGAGCGTCTCCGGCGGCGAGCTGCGCATCGGCCCCAAGGTGGTCAACGACGTCCCGCCCAAAGAGCGCGACATCGCCATGGTGTTCCAGAATTATGCGCTCTACCCGCATATGACGGTCGCCGACAACATGGCCTTCTCGCTCAAGCTCAAGAAGGCGCCGAAAGCCGAGATCAAGTCCCGCGTCGACCGCGCCGCCGAGATCCTCGGGCTGGGCAAGCTCCTCGACCGCTACCCGCGCCAGCTCTCCGGCGGCCAGCGCCAGCGCGTGGCCATGGGCCGGGCCATCGTGCGCGACCCGCAGGTCTTCCTCTTCGACGAGCCGCTCTCCAACCTCGACGCCAAGCTGCGCGTGGCCATGCGCACCGAGATCAAGGCCCTGCACCAGCGCCTGAAGACCACCACCATCTACGTCACGCACGACCAGATCGAGGCCATGACCATGGCCGACAAGATCGTGGTGATGCACGACGGCGTGGTCGAGCAGGTCGGCGCGCCGCTCGAGCTCTACGACCGCCCGGCCAACCTGTTCGTGGCCGGCTTCATCGGCTCGCCGGCGATGAACTTCCTCAAAGGGCACCTGCAGGGCGGGCACTTCGTGACCGCGAGCGGCACCACCCTTCCGGTGGCGAACGCGCCGGCGGCTTCGGACGGCCAGCCGATCATCTACGGCATCCGGCCGGAGCATTTCATCCTGGACGATTCGAACGGGATGCCGGCGGAGGTGGCCGTCGTGGAGCCGACCGGCTCGGAGACGCAGGTGTTCGCCAAGTTCGGCGGCTCGGACGTGGTCGGGGTGTTCCGCGAGCGCGTCAACGCGCAGCCCGGCCAGCAGATCCGCGTCACGCCCGACCCCAGGCTCGTTCATCTCTTCGACGAGCAGACCGGCAAGCGTCTCTGA
- a CDS encoding FAD-dependent oxidoreductase, translating to MDILVIGAGVVGLAVARALGLRGHSVIVAEATGGIGNGVSSRNSEVIHAGMYYPSGSLRARHCVEGRRMLYAFCESHGVPHAKCGKLIVATNDLEQAKIEGIYEQGLANGVEGLAFLTGEEARALEPNLACTGAVLSRETGIVDSHALMLALQGDLENAGGVIAFHAPVKRIARNGTGWDVHVGGAEPAELTVDAVINAAGLGAQALARATEGYPEERAPPLVLAKGNSFGCLGRPAFSRLIYPAPVDGGLGTHVTLDLASRMRFGPDVEWVAREEYEVDPRRAESFYASIRRYWPGLPDGALVPDYSGIRPKLTGAGEKAADFMIDGPAEHGLPGLVHLFGIESPGLTSCLSIAEDVAARLTP from the coding sequence ATAGACATCCTGGTGATCGGCGCGGGAGTCGTGGGGCTTGCCGTCGCGCGCGCGCTCGGCCTCCGCGGCCATAGCGTGATCGTGGCGGAAGCGACCGGCGGCATCGGCAACGGCGTGTCCTCGCGCAACAGCGAGGTAATCCACGCCGGCATGTATTATCCCTCCGGCTCCCTGCGGGCGCGTCATTGCGTCGAGGGGCGGCGGATGCTCTACGCCTTCTGCGAGAGCCACGGGGTGCCGCACGCGAAATGCGGCAAGCTGATCGTCGCCACCAACGATCTCGAACAGGCCAAGATCGAGGGCATCTACGAGCAGGGGCTGGCGAACGGCGTCGAGGGGCTCGCCTTCCTGACGGGTGAGGAGGCGCGCGCCCTCGAACCGAACCTCGCCTGCACGGGCGCCGTGCTGTCGCGGGAAACGGGGATCGTCGACAGCCACGCCCTCATGCTCGCCCTGCAGGGCGATCTCGAGAATGCGGGCGGCGTCATCGCCTTTCACGCTCCGGTGAAACGCATCGCGCGGAACGGAACCGGATGGGACGTGCATGTCGGCGGGGCAGAGCCCGCCGAACTCACCGTCGATGCGGTGATCAACGCGGCGGGGCTCGGCGCACAGGCGCTCGCCCGCGCGACGGAAGGCTATCCCGAGGAGCGCGCCCCGCCGCTGGTGCTGGCGAAGGGCAATTCCTTCGGCTGCCTCGGCAGGCCCGCCTTCTCGCGCCTGATCTATCCGGCTCCCGTCGACGGCGGGCTGGGCACGCATGTGACGCTCGACCTTGCCAGCCGCATGCGCTTCGGCCCCGACGTGGAATGGGTCGCGCGGGAGGAATACGAGGTCGATCCGCGCCGGGCCGAGAGCTTCTACGCCTCCATCCGCCGCTACTGGCCGGGCCTCCCCGACGGCGCTCTCGTGCCCGATTATTCCGGCATCCGCCCCAAGCTCACGGGCGCCGGCGAGAAGGCCGCCGATTTCATGATCGACGGCCCGGCCGAGCACGGCCTGCCGGGCCTCGTGCATCTCTTCGGCATCGAGAGCCCGGGCCTGACCTCGTGCCTGTCGATCGCCGAGGACGTGGCCGCGAGGCTCACCCCCTGA
- a CDS encoding sodium:proton antiporter: MLRLSSLAPAAALILLPQAAFAAEFDGASLGFAWALPFAGILLSIALFPLLAPHFWEHHQGKIAAAWGLLVLAPMAFAFGPVTAIHALAHTAFLEYIPFILLLLALFTVAGGILVRGNIHGAPGTNTILLAIGTVLASFIGTTGASMVMIRPIMRANDDRMHNVHVIVFFIFLVSNIGGSLSPLGDPPLFLGFLRGVEFFWTTTHLFPETLFASLLLLALFFVIDLAIYKKEGRVRPDPTPDNPVRVTGGMNFLLIFVIIAAILMSATVDLGRVTLLGAQIELANALRDLIMIVVTIISLKTTPKANRIENGFSWGPIKEVAKLFAGIFIAIIPVLAMLKAGADGAFAPLVALVTNPDGSANNAAYFWLTGGLSSFLDNAPTYLVFFELAGGDPQKLMTAGALTLSAISAGAVFMGANSYIGNAPNFMVYAIAREGGVKMPSFFGYLLWSGAILIPTFLLVTLLFFRG, translated from the coding sequence ATGCTTCGCCTCTCGAGCCTGGCGCCGGCCGCCGCGCTGATCCTCCTGCCCCAGGCAGCCTTCGCGGCGGAATTCGACGGGGCGAGCCTCGGCTTCGCCTGGGCCCTGCCCTTCGCGGGGATCCTGCTCTCCATCGCCCTGTTCCCCCTGCTGGCCCCCCATTTCTGGGAGCATCACCAGGGCAAGATCGCAGCCGCCTGGGGCCTGCTGGTGCTGGCCCCGATGGCGTTCGCCTTCGGCCCGGTGACGGCGATCCATGCCCTCGCCCACACGGCATTCCTGGAATACATCCCGTTCATCCTGCTGCTGCTGGCCCTGTTCACGGTGGCGGGCGGCATCCTCGTGCGCGGCAACATCCATGGCGCGCCGGGCACCAACACGATTCTGCTCGCCATCGGCACGGTGCTCGCGAGCTTCATCGGCACGACCGGCGCCTCCATGGTGATGATCCGGCCGATCATGCGCGCCAACGACGACCGGATGCACAACGTCCATGTGATCGTGTTCTTCATCTTCCTGGTGTCGAATATCGGCGGCTCGCTCTCGCCGCTCGGCGATCCGCCGCTCTTCCTCGGCTTCCTGCGCGGCGTGGAATTCTTCTGGACCACCACGCACCTGTTTCCGGAAACGCTGTTCGCGAGCCTTCTCCTCCTCGCCCTCTTCTTCGTGATCGATCTGGCGATCTACAAGAAGGAAGGCCGCGTCCGCCCCGACCCGACGCCCGACAATCCGGTGCGCGTCACGGGCGGCATGAACTTCCTGCTGATCTTCGTCATCATCGCGGCCATCCTCATGAGCGCCACCGTCGATCTCGGCCGCGTGACCCTGCTCGGCGCTCAGATCGAGCTCGCCAATGCCCTGCGCGACCTCATCATGATCGTGGTCACGATCATCTCCCTCAAGACGACCCCGAAGGCCAACCGCATCGAGAACGGCTTCTCCTGGGGGCCGATCAAGGAGGTGGCCAAGCTGTTCGCCGGCATCTTCATCGCGATCATCCCGGTGCTCGCCATGCTGAAGGCCGGCGCGGACGGCGCCTTCGCGCCCCTGGTCGCCCTCGTGACCAATCCGGACGGCAGCGCCAACAACGCGGCCTATTTCTGGCTCACGGGCGGCCTGTCCTCGTTCCTCGACAATGCGCCGACCTACCTGGTGTTCTTCGAGCTCGCCGGCGGCGACCCGCAGAAGCTGATGACCGCGGGCGCGCTGACGCTGAGCGCCATCTCGGCCGGCGCCGTGTTCATGGGCGCCAACTCCTATATCGGCAACGCGCCCAACTTCATGGTCTACGCGATCGCCCGCGAAGGCGGCGTGAAGATGCCGAGCTTCTTCGGCTACCTGCTCTGGTCGGGCGCGATCCTCATCCCGACCTTCCTGCTCGTGACGCTGCTGTTCTTCAGGGGGTGA
- a CDS encoding class II glutamine amidotransferase encodes MCRFLAYKGEPIFLDELVCAPAHSLVHQSLHAVEAKTETNGDGFGIGWYGERSEPGIYREVRPAWSDENLRSLCEQVRSKLFFAHVRASTGTSTTRANCHPFAHGRYLFMHNGQIGGYGRIKRRLEGLIPDELYDRRLGTTDSEAIFLLALANGLPEEPVTAMARTLKQVRGLMDDAGIDEALRFTAAFTDGENLWAYRWACDAKPPTLYFREVDGNLLVVSEPIDDKTRGWREVPKGCSIVARSGSVTVECLNQAMGCLAA; translated from the coding sequence ATGTGCCGCTTTCTCGCCTATAAGGGAGAACCCATCTTCCTCGACGAACTCGTCTGCGCCCCGGCCCATTCGCTGGTTCACCAATCGCTGCATGCGGTCGAGGCCAAGACGGAGACGAACGGGGACGGGTTCGGCATCGGCTGGTACGGGGAGAGGAGCGAGCCGGGCATCTACCGGGAGGTCCGCCCGGCCTGGTCCGACGAGAACCTGAGAAGCCTGTGCGAGCAGGTGCGGTCAAAGCTCTTCTTCGCCCATGTGCGCGCCTCCACGGGCACCTCGACCACGCGGGCCAATTGCCATCCCTTCGCCCATGGCCGTTATCTCTTCATGCATAACGGCCAGATCGGCGGCTATGGACGCATCAAGCGGCGGCTGGAAGGCCTGATCCCGGACGAACTTTACGACCGCCGCCTGGGCACCACGGATTCGGAGGCGATCTTCCTTCTCGCTCTCGCCAACGGGCTGCCCGAGGAGCCCGTGACCGCCATGGCGCGAACCCTCAAGCAGGTGCGCGGCCTCATGGATGATGCCGGCATCGACGAGGCTCTGCGCTTCACCGCCGCCTTCACCGACGGCGAGAATCTGTGGGCCTATCGCTGGGCCTGCGATGCCAAGCCTCCGACCCTCTACTTCCGCGAGGTCGACGGCAACCTGCTCGTGGTTTCCGAGCCCATCGACGACAAGACCCGGGGCTGGCGCGAGGTGCCGAAGGGCTGCAGCATCGTCGCCCGCTCCGGCAGCGTCACGGTCGAGTGCCTGAACCAAGCCATGGGGTGCCTGGCTGCCTAA
- a CDS encoding glutathione S-transferase family protein, with protein sequence MSYELYYWPSIQGRGEFVRLALEEAGAAYVDVAREPEGLAAMMRMIDDAERPPFAPPFLKDGETIIGQSAAILLYLGARHGLAPKDPAGGLWTHQIQLTIADVVAEAHDTHHPVGVGLTYEDQMSEALRRAREFRDSRIPKFLNWFETILARNPAGDGHLVGRSLTYVDLSLFQVVEGLAYAFPRAARRALKDTPRVAALHAAVARRPRIEAYLGSLRRIPFNQEGIFRHYPELDA encoded by the coding sequence ATGTCCTATGAACTCTATTATTGGCCGAGCATCCAGGGGCGCGGGGAATTCGTCAGGCTGGCGCTGGAAGAGGCCGGGGCCGCATATGTCGACGTGGCCCGGGAACCGGAGGGCCTCGCGGCGATGATGCGGATGATAGACGACGCGGAGCGCCCGCCCTTCGCGCCGCCCTTTCTCAAGGATGGCGAGACGATCATCGGGCAGAGCGCGGCCATCCTGCTCTATCTCGGGGCGCGGCATGGCCTTGCTCCCAAGGATCCGGCCGGAGGACTCTGGACGCACCAGATCCAGCTCACCATCGCTGATGTCGTCGCCGAGGCTCACGATACGCATCATCCCGTCGGCGTCGGCCTCACTTACGAGGACCAGATGAGCGAGGCGCTCCGGCGCGCCCGGGAATTCCGCGACAGCCGGATCCCGAAATTCCTGAACTGGTTCGAGACGATCCTCGCCCGCAACCCCGCAGGCGACGGGCATCTCGTGGGCCGCTCGCTGACCTATGTGGACCTCTCCCTGTTCCAGGTCGTGGAGGGGCTGGCTTACGCCTTCCCCAGGGCCGCGCGGCGCGCCTTGAAGGACACCCCGCGCGTGGCCGCTCTCCATGCCGCGGTGGCGAGGCGCCCGCGGATCGAAGCCTATCTCGGCAGCCTACGCCGCATCCCGTTCAACCAGGAGGGCATCTTCCGGCACTATCCCGAACTGGATGCTTAA